The following proteins are encoded in a genomic region of Peromyscus maniculatus bairdii isolate BWxNUB_F1_BW_parent chromosome 12, HU_Pman_BW_mat_3.1, whole genome shotgun sequence:
- the Psmg1 gene encoding proteasome assembly chaperone 1 isoform X1: MAATFFGEVVKAPSRAGTEEEEEEEEQNRRDTPEDREVRRQLARKREVRLLQRQTKTSLEVALLEKHPCSKFIIAVGTNATAFLSSFVMNSGVWEEVGCAKLWNEWCRTADTVHLSPTDAFCVFYQLKSNPLVFLCQCSCYIAEDQQFQWLEKVFGSRPRKNMKVTVLTCRHVTEYKTSESTCSLPSPFLRALKTQKFKDSACCPLLEQPNIVHDLPAAVLSYCQVWKIPAVLYLCYTDVMKLDLVTVEAFKPVLSSSSLKSLVKNIPESTEILKKLMTTNEIQSNIYT; encoded by the exons ATGGCGGCCACGTTCTTCGGTGAGGTGGTGAAAGCGCCAAGCCGAGCTGGgacggaggaggaggaagaggaggaagagcagaacaGGCGGGACACGCCGGAGGACCGGGAGGTCCGGCGGCAGCTGGCGCGGAAGAG GGAGGTGCGGCTTctccaaagacagacaaaaacaTCTCTGGAGGTTGCGCTCCTAGAAAAGCACCCCTGCTCCAAGTTTATAATTGCAGTAGGAACTAATGCAACAG catTTTTGTCATCGTTTGTTATGAATTCGGGAGTCTGGGAAGAAGTTGGCTGTGCTAAGCTCTGGAATGAATGGTGCAGAACAGCAGACACTGTCCATCTGTCCCCGACAGatgctttctgtgttttttatcaGCTGAAATCAAATCCCTTG GTTTTTCTTTGTCAGTGTAGTTGCTACATTGCTGAGGATCAGCAGTTCCAGTGGCTGGAAAAG GTTTTTGGATCCCGACCCAGGAAGAACATGAAGGTAACAGTTCTCACATGCCGACACGTCACAGAGTATAAAACCTCTGAGTCTACCTgcagccttccttctccttttctgagAGCCCTAAAAACTCAGAAATTCAAAGATTCTgcctgctgccccctgctggaaCAGCCGAACATTGTGCATGACCTGCCTGCTGCAG TTTTAAGCTACTGCCAAGTGTGGAAAATCCCTGCAGTTCTGTATCTGTGCTACACTGATGTGATGAAGTTGGACCTTGTCACTGTTGAAGCTTTTAAACCTGTACTTTCTTCCAGTAGCTTGAAATCCTTGGTGAAG